A portion of the Roseofilum casamattae BLCC-M143 genome contains these proteins:
- a CDS encoding glycosyltransferase — MKRSPNPLVQMVKPSLKALLQRSGEPEVNPTGDLQGFLESPNAIERNVSGVLRIAGWLFHQKSAIASLILIQGNGAAEIMTYGELRPDVAEAFPDVPHAEKSGFGWNLPIEPNFSGQISIKIVARLENSGNNGHSSTLTCFTRQITIQNVYERPPKVKLSQRISGFMTKLILAYKQRGSIPLSPLVWVRFIKRYYDQTKTEPFTAYSGTIHPWQQQDPYQRWLETNRLTSKLRQLMEDSAAQLAETGVKISVVVPIYNPPKEFLQETIASVRSQIYPNWELCLADDASTEPYVKEILEAAQAADSRIKVVFRSENGHIVKATNSALEVATGEFIALLDHDDLLSPDALLHVAECIAKYPETDWVYTDEDKVTPTGERYGYQMKGVWSPEMAIAHNYTHHLAIIRKTLVDEVKELRPGLEGAQDIDLYLRVREKTTVDRVRHIPKVCYHWRVHAQSTASKGTQKTYVFDSAYRAISDALERRNLRAKPFLTELGEKYGLCLHQLQWDSSILAENPVTIVIPNRDRIEMLAQCITSLEKTVDSRYVSVIIVDDDSTEAETEQFWQHLENPSSVHQFTSLLPEKLQLSYRVIRTKRPDPSLSGREGFNYSRLVNLGAEQVKTPLMLQLNNDITAISPGWLEDMVGWLSIEGVGVVGARLLYPDNTLQHAGVCVGTNGGLAGHLFHGVSKDEIGYIFYPHITRNVSAVTGACLLTPTELYREVNGFDQEKLGLELNDVDYCLRVGSTGKRIVYTPQATLIHQGSASRGDYYNPKEHLNFMAKYPEICDRYINPSINIDSMVMDLDPLHYIHTDRISGIKILLVTHNLALEGAPLMAYHFAKHFVESGECQVSVVSLVDGPLRKDYEALNISVKLIEDNLQRVDGNLAAYRDRLQAVGELLKITNFDLILSNTMVGFWGVELAQLFNLPSIWNIHESCPIDRSLRNFFGDSPPQAMRQVLERCFQNASRVIFVADATRKIFHDLDIHGRFRTIPGGMNLKTIQQFRQTHSKSALRQKYGIAEDKTVISIIGTTCERKGQHIFLEAIKHLEKIYPAQKFQNLEFLIVGTREIIYLDYLRQVQQRLKLDYVKMYPETRQVFDFFGLTDIFVCASFEESFPRVILEAMAFELKIVSTNVFGIPEMIGDRHEGYLVRPGDPEALGNALVEAIDTDYANRLRGNAYARVNRLFDNQKQLPKHLQIVKEAILQQEPTSNA; from the coding sequence ATGAAGAGATCCCCGAACCCCCTAGTCCAAATGGTGAAGCCTTCCCTCAAAGCCTTGCTGCAGCGCTCTGGGGAGCCAGAGGTGAATCCAACCGGAGACCTCCAGGGATTTTTAGAGAGTCCGAATGCGATCGAGCGCAATGTGAGTGGCGTGTTGCGCATTGCCGGTTGGCTCTTCCATCAAAAGAGCGCGATCGCCAGTCTTATTCTGATTCAAGGTAATGGCGCAGCAGAAATTATGACTTATGGGGAACTGCGTCCGGATGTAGCCGAAGCCTTTCCCGACGTTCCCCATGCGGAAAAAAGTGGCTTTGGTTGGAATTTACCCATCGAACCGAATTTTTCCGGTCAAATTTCAATTAAAATTGTTGCTCGTTTAGAGAATTCTGGCAATAACGGCCACTCATCAACCTTAACCTGTTTTACTCGCCAGATTACGATTCAAAATGTCTACGAGCGTCCGCCGAAGGTGAAACTTTCCCAGAGAATTTCTGGGTTTATGACCAAGTTGATTCTGGCGTATAAACAACGAGGAAGTATTCCGCTCTCGCCTCTAGTTTGGGTCAGATTTATTAAACGCTATTACGACCAAACGAAAACCGAACCCTTCACTGCCTATTCGGGCACGATTCACCCCTGGCAACAGCAAGATCCATACCAGCGCTGGTTGGAAACGAATCGCCTCACTTCTAAGTTGCGCCAACTCATGGAAGATTCGGCGGCGCAACTGGCAGAAACTGGAGTAAAAATCAGCGTCGTTGTCCCGATCTACAATCCTCCAAAAGAGTTCTTGCAGGAAACGATCGCATCGGTGCGATCGCAGATTTATCCGAATTGGGAATTATGTTTGGCTGATGATGCTTCTACCGAACCTTATGTGAAAGAAATTTTGGAAGCGGCGCAAGCAGCGGACTCGCGAATTAAGGTAGTATTTCGCTCGGAAAACGGTCATATTGTCAAGGCGACAAATTCTGCATTAGAGGTAGCGACGGGGGAGTTTATTGCGCTGCTCGATCACGACGATTTATTATCTCCCGATGCACTTTTACACGTCGCCGAATGTATTGCTAAATATCCGGAGACGGACTGGGTGTATACCGATGAAGATAAGGTAACTCCTACGGGAGAACGCTATGGCTATCAGATGAAAGGTGTCTGGAGTCCGGAAATGGCGATCGCCCATAATTATACCCATCATTTAGCGATTATTCGCAAAACATTAGTCGATGAAGTTAAAGAATTGAGACCGGGTTTAGAAGGCGCGCAAGACATCGATTTGTATCTGAGAGTTCGCGAAAAAACTACAGTGGATCGCGTCCGCCACATTCCAAAAGTCTGCTATCACTGGCGCGTCCATGCCCAAAGTACGGCATCGAAAGGAACGCAAAAAACTTACGTGTTTGATAGCGCCTATCGAGCAATTTCTGATGCTCTGGAACGCCGAAATTTAAGAGCAAAACCTTTCTTAACCGAATTGGGAGAAAAGTACGGATTATGCTTGCATCAGTTGCAGTGGGATAGCTCGATCTTAGCCGAAAATCCAGTAACAATTGTCATTCCAAACCGCGATCGCATTGAAATGCTAGCGCAATGCATTACCAGTTTAGAGAAAACTGTAGACTCGCGCTATGTCAGCGTGATTATCGTTGATGATGATTCCACTGAAGCTGAAACCGAGCAGTTTTGGCAACATCTAGAAAACCCAAGTTCGGTACATCAATTCACCTCTTTACTACCCGAAAAACTGCAACTCAGCTATCGCGTCATTCGGACAAAACGCCCCGATCCCAGTTTAAGCGGACGGGAAGGATTTAACTATTCGCGATTAGTCAATTTGGGAGCAGAGCAGGTTAAAACTCCGTTAATGTTGCAACTCAATAATGATATTACAGCTATTTCCCCCGGTTGGTTAGAAGACATGGTTGGATGGCTGTCCATTGAAGGTGTTGGCGTCGTCGGCGCGCGCTTACTCTATCCCGACAATACCTTACAACATGCGGGCGTTTGTGTCGGTACTAATGGTGGATTAGCCGGTCATTTATTCCACGGTGTTTCTAAAGACGAGATCGGTTATATCTTCTATCCCCACATTACGCGCAATGTCTCGGCCGTCACTGGCGCCTGTTTGCTAACCCCCACGGAACTTTACCGCGAAGTTAATGGATTTGACCAAGAAAAATTAGGATTAGAATTAAATGATGTTGACTATTGTTTGCGCGTGGGAAGTACTGGAAAACGAATTGTTTATACTCCACAAGCGACATTAATTCATCAAGGCAGTGCCTCTCGGGGAGATTATTACAATCCCAAGGAACATTTAAACTTCATGGCCAAGTATCCTGAAATTTGCGATCGCTACATTAATCCCAGCATTAATATTGATTCAATGGTGATGGATTTAGATCCGCTTCACTATATCCACACCGATCGCATTTCCGGAATAAAAATTCTCTTAGTCACCCACAATTTAGCCCTAGAAGGCGCACCATTAATGGCGTATCATTTCGCCAAACATTTTGTCGAATCTGGTGAATGTCAAGTTAGCGTCGTCTCTCTCGTAGACGGCCCCCTGCGCAAGGACTACGAAGCCTTAAATATTTCGGTGAAACTGATTGAAGATAACTTGCAACGGGTGGATGGTAATTTAGCCGCATATCGCGATCGCTTGCAAGCCGTTGGCGAACTCTTAAAGATTACTAATTTCGATCTAATTTTATCCAACACTATGGTTGGGTTTTGGGGAGTCGAACTCGCGCAATTATTCAATCTTCCCAGTATTTGGAATATCCACGAAAGTTGCCCTATCGATCGCAGTTTGCGCAACTTCTTTGGAGACTCGCCTCCCCAAGCCATGCGTCAAGTTTTGGAACGCTGCTTTCAAAATGCATCGCGAGTTATTTTTGTGGCGGATGCAACGCGGAAAATTTTCCATGACTTAGATATCCACGGCCGTTTCCGCACCATTCCCGGCGGCATGAATTTGAAAACCATCCAACAGTTTCGCCAGACTCATAGTAAATCAGCGTTGCGACAAAAATACGGCATTGCTGAAGATAAAACCGTTATTTCGATTATTGGAACCACCTGCGAGCGCAAAGGACAACATATTTTCTTGGAGGCCATTAAACACTTAGAGAAAATTTATCCGGCACAAAAATTCCAGAATTTAGAATTCTTAATCGTGGGAACTCGCGAAATTATCTATCTCGATTATTTGCGGCAAGTCCAGCAACGGTTAAAACTCGATTATGTGAAAATGTATCCCGAAACGCGCCAGGTATTTGACTTTTTTGGACTTACAGATATTTTCGTCTGTGCGAGTTTTGAAGAATCATTCCCTCGAGTCATTTTAGAAGCCATGGCCTTCGAGCTAAAAATTGTCAGCACCAATGTATTTGGCATTCCCGAAATGATTGGCGATCGCCACGAAGGCTATCTGGTGCGTCCCGGCGATCCAGAAGCCTTAGGTAATGCCTTAGTCGAGGCGATCGATACCGACTATGCCAACCGCTTGCGAGGCAATGCATATGCCCGAGTAAACCGTTTATTCGATAACCAAAAACAACTGCCCAAACATTTACAAATCGTAAAAGAAGCAATCTTGCAGCAGGAACCAACAAGCAATGCCTAA
- the proX gene encoding glycine betaine/L-proline ABC transporter substrate-binding protein ProX gives MGLGACQTTPNSSDNSSPETVTVRAAHSGFLEESFQTEVVNLGLEELGYQIDSVKELDYSATYLSLANDDLDYSVIYYNPAHQGFYENAGGNEKIYLSDVLIPPGSQGYRIDKKTAEEYNISSIEQLQDPEIAKLFDSDGDGKANLAGCNPGWSCESIIDGHIEAYNLQDTVEYDRGNYIALLTDTIARYEQGEPVLFYAYNPHWVFAILQTNKEAVWLEVPFTSLPEDLSNVTAEETTFDGKNLGFPGSAQNIVANQQFINEHPIAERWFNLVQIPLQDMSEASLRIKEGETTPEAIRSLAQEWVSENQTQFDEWIEEAKAAAP, from the coding sequence GTGGGATTAGGTGCATGTCAAACAACTCCAAACTCCAGCGATAATAGTTCGCCAGAAACCGTAACAGTCCGTGCCGCTCATAGTGGCTTTCTGGAAGAAAGTTTTCAAACTGAAGTGGTTAACCTGGGTCTGGAAGAACTCGGTTATCAAATTGATTCGGTTAAAGAGTTGGACTACTCAGCCACTTATCTGTCCCTTGCCAATGATGATTTAGACTATAGCGTTATTTACTATAATCCAGCCCATCAAGGATTTTATGAAAATGCGGGAGGTAATGAAAAAATCTATTTATCAGATGTACTTATTCCTCCTGGAAGCCAAGGATATAGAATTGATAAAAAAACAGCAGAAGAATATAACATCTCCAGCATTGAACAATTGCAAGATCCGGAGATTGCTAAACTTTTTGACTCGGATGGCGATGGTAAAGCTAACTTAGCGGGCTGTAATCCGGGTTGGTCTTGTGAATCAATCATCGATGGTCATATAGAGGCTTACAATCTGCAAGATACGGTCGAATACGATCGCGGAAATTATATTGCCCTGTTGACCGATACAATTGCGCGCTACGAGCAAGGAGAACCCGTATTATTCTATGCTTACAATCCTCATTGGGTGTTTGCTATCTTACAAACCAATAAAGAAGCCGTATGGTTAGAAGTCCCCTTTACCTCTCTCCCAGAAGATTTAAGCAATGTAACCGCAGAAGAGACAACATTTGATGGAAAAAATTTGGGGTTTCCGGGAAGCGCACAAAATATAGTAGCGAATCAGCAGTTTATAAACGAGCACCCCATAGCTGAGCGCTGGTTTAATCTCGTTCAAATTCCTTTACAAGATATGAGTGAAGCTAGCTTGCGCATTAAAGAAGGCGAGACAACTCCAGAAGCAATTCGCTCTCTCGCTCAAGAGTGGGTAAGTGAGAATCAAACCCAATTTGATGAGTGGATTGAGGAAGCCAAAGCAGCGGCTCCATAA
- a CDS encoding DMT family transporter, with the protein MPMDNTDLDNSKTPKDTLKQVNQQLERLLARQREIDGRDANGDSARLLEEIQTLEALAGRLRSQLEMDNAASPPAVAAAPAKTQKESQVLTGLLLAFLSACVLSLFNVTLKILLKVSPNPREVLGMFEVQGLITPGLGNSLLILFVRMIVVMLVFPLLATFLYPSVWDDLKRFIQSNDYSQMLKVVGSGFFLFLSQVFIYIAIGNIPTGIAITIFFIYPIVIIFASWALFGDRPTLARLVAMVVIGAGGILALPQGGVEGNIELGISAAIAAGVTFAGYVLLVGLGTKKLHPIPFTMVSFAAIFIFSGISLLLPLPPELGVSIESGTQLGLLGGGAVLGILTLGSYLLNNFAIRFAGPALASIVGTSGPALTALFGLFVIGEALGNQQWLGLGLVTLGVLGISLEKMLAPKKAS; encoded by the coding sequence ATGCCAATGGACAACACGGACTTAGACAACTCTAAGACCCCTAAAGACACCTTAAAACAAGTTAACCAGCAACTGGAAAGGCTTTTAGCCCGTCAGCGAGAGATTGACGGACGCGATGCTAATGGCGATAGTGCTAGGCTTCTGGAAGAAATCCAAACTCTAGAAGCTCTGGCCGGGCGCTTGCGATCGCAACTGGAAATGGACAATGCGGCATCGCCACCTGCCGTGGCTGCAGCTCCTGCGAAAACGCAAAAGGAGTCGCAAGTGTTGACGGGTTTGCTGTTAGCATTTCTCTCAGCTTGTGTCCTTTCCTTGTTTAACGTGACGCTGAAGATTCTCTTGAAAGTCTCGCCCAATCCCAGAGAAGTCTTGGGAATGTTTGAGGTACAGGGACTGATTACGCCAGGGTTAGGGAATTCTTTATTGATCCTTTTCGTACGCATGATTGTTGTCATGCTGGTCTTCCCGCTTTTAGCGACATTTCTCTATCCGTCGGTATGGGATGACCTGAAGCGGTTTATTCAGTCCAACGACTATTCGCAAATGCTGAAAGTCGTCGGCAGCGGGTTCTTCCTATTTTTGTCCCAGGTATTCATCTACATTGCCATTGGAAATATTCCCACGGGCATCGCCATCACGATTTTCTTCATCTATCCCATTGTCATCATATTTGCTTCATGGGCCCTATTTGGCGATCGCCCAACCCTAGCCCGCCTGGTTGCAATGGTTGTCATTGGCGCCGGCGGTATCTTAGCCCTGCCCCAAGGAGGTGTGGAAGGCAATATCGAGTTGGGAATTTCTGCTGCCATTGCCGCTGGCGTCACCTTTGCCGGTTACGTACTCTTAGTGGGTTTGGGAACCAAGAAGTTGCACCCCATCCCATTCACAATGGTTTCCTTTGCGGCGATTTTTATCTTCTCCGGCATCTCCCTTCTCTTACCCTTACCTCCGGAACTGGGAGTATCCATCGAGTCGGGAACCCAACTGGGATTGCTCGGCGGTGGTGCAGTGTTGGGTATTCTGACCCTCGGCAGCTACTTGCTCAATAACTTTGCCATTCGCTTTGCCGGCCCGGCACTGGCCTCAATTGTGGGAACGAGCGGCCCGGCCTTGACCGCCTTGTTTGGCTTATTCGTCATTGGCGAAGCTCTGGGAAATCAGCAGTGGTTGGGATTGGGATTAGTGACCCTAGGAGTTTTGGGGATTAGTCTCGAGAAAATGCTCGCTCCCAAAAAAGCAAGTTAG
- a CDS encoding inorganic phosphate transporter produces the protein MLDLILPILLAFYVAGNLGANDVANSMGTSVGSKAITLGQAVVIAGLFEFTGAVLFGGRVSETLATDLIQIEAFAPDPHLLFLGAISVLLTCGVWLQTATSFGLPVASSHAVVGAIAGFTWVAVGPSAIDWKAIGQISLMWVITPIVSGSLSFLFYNRLRAWVLDRPDIEQRLQEWIPWLATGVFSLFGAIVFPTLFRHFSLPGIPPHTAAIGTASLAIAALTLTSWHRFASSQSAETLFVQFQVVSACFVAFAHGSNDVGNAIAPLAIVAQIQEHSDLSSSTFQVPLWTLIIGAIGIVFGLAIWGKNVIATVGEKIVPLQPSGGFCAEVATATTILLSSRLGFPVSTSHALVGAVVGIGLVYYQQTSQPPRWKTLQEIGLVWVITLPLTAAISATILSAARLFLG, from the coding sequence ATGCTCGATTTAATTCTACCCATTCTGCTGGCCTTCTATGTGGCCGGTAATTTAGGTGCCAATGATGTGGCCAACTCCATGGGAACCTCCGTTGGCTCGAAAGCAATTACCTTAGGGCAAGCCGTGGTTATTGCCGGATTGTTTGAATTTACCGGAGCCGTTCTCTTTGGCGGCCGAGTCTCCGAAACCCTCGCCACCGATCTGATTCAAATCGAAGCATTTGCTCCCGATCCTCACCTGCTCTTCCTGGGAGCAATCTCCGTCTTACTCACCTGCGGTGTTTGGCTGCAAACTGCCACCAGTTTCGGATTGCCAGTCGCTTCGTCTCACGCCGTGGTTGGCGCGATCGCCGGATTTACTTGGGTTGCGGTGGGGCCGTCCGCCATTGACTGGAAAGCGATCGGTCAAATTTCCCTGATGTGGGTCATTACTCCGATCGTCAGCGGCAGCCTTTCATTTCTCTTCTACAACCGGTTGCGCGCTTGGGTGTTAGATCGCCCTGACATCGAACAACGATTGCAAGAGTGGATTCCGTGGCTGGCGACCGGGGTCTTTAGCCTGTTTGGCGCCATTGTTTTCCCCACCCTATTCCGCCATTTCTCGCTTCCCGGCATTCCACCTCATACCGCTGCCATCGGCACTGCCAGTCTGGCCATCGCCGCTCTCACCCTAACCAGTTGGCATCGCTTCGCCTCCAGCCAATCAGCAGAAACTCTGTTCGTGCAATTCCAGGTAGTTAGCGCTTGTTTCGTTGCTTTTGCTCATGGCTCCAATGATGTGGGCAATGCGATCGCTCCCCTCGCCATCGTCGCTCAAATTCAAGAACACTCAGACCTAAGCAGTTCCACCTTTCAGGTTCCCCTATGGACATTGATTATTGGCGCCATCGGCATTGTTTTTGGCCTTGCCATCTGGGGAAAAAATGTAATTGCTACCGTCGGTGAAAAGATTGTTCCGCTGCAACCGAGTGGTGGATTTTGCGCTGAAGTGGCTACCGCGACTACGATTCTACTCTCCTCTCGTCTGGGTTTCCCGGTTTCTACCTCTCACGCTCTCGTCGGAGCCGTCGTCGGGATCGGGCTGGTCTACTATCAGCAAACTTCCCAACCTCCACGCTGGAAAACGCTACAGGAAATCGGACTGGTATGGGTAATTACCCTTCCCTTGACGGCAGCTATAAGTGCTACTATCTTGTCAGCAGCCCGTCTATTCCTCGGATAA
- a CDS encoding cobyrinate a,c-diamide synthase, whose translation MGLIIAGERSGVGKTTITLSLLASLGKQGRSVQAFKVGPDYIDPMFHASVTGRACRNLDPVLTSPDYVRSCYSKHSQSAECSIVEGVMGLFDGLPYNRQSSYPFFSSTAHIARLLDLPVILVLDCSGTSGSIAAIARGCQSLDPELNIAGAILNRVASNRHQEALEAALEAIELPIMGVFHKESGMRIPDRHLGLIPTAELPQFKRILGRLARAGENNFDWDKLNPLLTAQPTDGAGTPAQPATIATPKPKVRLAIAQAPAFSFYYADNLEILQELGVELLPWNPLSDRSLPLSIHGLYFGGGFPEVFAQQLSENYLARAAVRQAILGGMPTYAECGGLMYLCKTVTTFEGDILDMVGIVPSDAVMGEQLTLGYRKATVLNPSPVVQTETTLYGHEFHRSQLTTPHPAPEGGNGVVPLFELSKCYGEALPALEGWQMHNIHASYLHLHWGDRPEIPQRFVQQMLDYSNRAVSTTK comes from the coding sequence ATGGGATTAATTATTGCTGGAGAGCGCTCTGGAGTCGGGAAAACGACAATAACTCTGTCGCTATTGGCGAGTTTAGGAAAGCAAGGACGATCGGTTCAAGCCTTTAAAGTGGGACCGGACTATATCGATCCCATGTTCCATGCCTCTGTCACCGGCCGAGCTTGCCGAAATCTCGATCCGGTACTGACCTCACCAGACTACGTGCGATCGTGCTACTCGAAACACAGCCAGTCTGCAGAATGCTCCATTGTCGAAGGAGTGATGGGACTCTTTGATGGACTCCCTTACAATCGGCAATCCTCTTATCCCTTCTTCTCCTCAACGGCTCATATTGCTCGACTGTTAGACTTACCTGTCATTCTCGTCCTCGATTGTTCCGGCACTTCAGGTTCCATCGCCGCTATAGCTCGCGGATGTCAATCCCTCGATCCGGAACTTAATATTGCTGGAGCGATCCTCAACCGAGTCGCCAGCAATCGCCATCAAGAAGCCCTAGAAGCTGCTCTAGAAGCGATTGAACTGCCAATTATGGGAGTTTTTCACAAAGAGTCCGGTATGAGAATTCCCGATCGCCATTTGGGGTTAATTCCGACAGCGGAACTGCCTCAATTTAAGCGAATTTTGGGACGACTCGCTCGTGCTGGGGAAAACAATTTTGATTGGGACAAGCTCAACCCACTTCTGACAGCGCAGCCAACGGATGGAGCGGGAACTCCAGCACAACCGGCAACAATAGCAACCCCTAAACCGAAAGTCCGATTGGCCATCGCCCAAGCTCCAGCCTTTAGTTTCTACTATGCCGATAACTTAGAAATTCTCCAAGAGTTAGGTGTAGAGCTGCTCCCTTGGAACCCTCTGAGCGATCGCTCCTTGCCTCTGTCGATTCACGGTCTCTACTTTGGCGGAGGCTTCCCGGAAGTATTTGCCCAACAACTGTCGGAAAACTACCTGGCCCGAGCAGCAGTACGGCAAGCCATCTTAGGCGGAATGCCCACCTATGCTGAATGTGGCGGCCTGATGTACCTATGTAAAACCGTGACGACCTTTGAAGGAGACATTCTCGACATGGTCGGGATCGTTCCCTCGGATGCGGTGATGGGAGAACAGCTTACCCTCGGCTACCGCAAAGCAACCGTATTGAATCCTAGCCCCGTTGTGCAAACCGAAACCACCCTGTACGGTCACGAATTCCATCGCTCTCAACTTACTACCCCCCATCCCGCTCCCGAAGGCGGAAATGGCGTCGTTCCTCTCTTTGAGTTAAGTAAATGCTACGGTGAAGCCCTGCCTGCACTGGAAGGATGGCAAATGCATAACATCCATGCGTCTTACCTACATTTGCATTGGGGCGATCGCCCGGAAATTCCCCAGCGTTTCGTGCAACAGATGCTCGACTACTCGAACCGAGCCGTCTCTACCACCAAATGA
- a CDS encoding DUF1350 family protein codes for MEHWIDIDKNWVLIPQHPIGIIHFLGGAFIGAAPHILYRWLLEEIAKQGYIIITTAFINTFDHHAIAQSVLTEFHRTLKHLEESGRLRRRYLPIYGLGHSMGCKLHLIIGSASPVKRAGNIFLSYNNYPVNDAIPFGTELDLSRLFQLEFTPSPEETEQMISTRYQIPRNLLIRFGQDKIDQSLQLVRVLRHRFPAMVVLQTISGNHLTPLGQNISWQAGAEFSPIDAMGQWVKQELFYKDLTRLKQEILRWLNPSIKNHG; via the coding sequence ATGGAACACTGGATCGACATTGACAAAAACTGGGTCTTGATTCCACAACATCCCATAGGAATCATCCATTTTTTAGGTGGAGCATTTATCGGTGCGGCCCCTCACATTCTGTATCGCTGGCTACTGGAAGAGATTGCCAAACAAGGCTACATTATCATCACCACTGCCTTTATTAATACCTTCGATCACCACGCGATCGCTCAATCCGTGCTGACTGAATTTCATCGCACCCTGAAACACCTGGAAGAGTCCGGTCGGCTGCGCCGTCGCTATCTTCCCATCTATGGTTTGGGCCACAGCATGGGATGCAAGCTCCATCTCATTATCGGTAGTGCCTCTCCAGTCAAACGTGCGGGTAATATTTTCCTTTCCTACAACAACTACCCCGTAAATGATGCCATTCCTTTTGGCACCGAACTCGATCTTTCTCGCCTGTTTCAACTGGAATTTACTCCTAGCCCCGAAGAGACCGAACAGATGATTTCTACCCGCTATCAAATTCCACGCAACCTATTAATTCGCTTTGGTCAAGATAAAATCGATCAAAGTTTGCAATTAGTCCGGGTTTTGCGCCACCGTTTTCCGGCTATGGTCGTGCTACAAACTATTTCTGGCAACCATCTCACCCCTCTCGGTCAAAATATATCCTGGCAAGCGGGAGCCGAATTTAGTCCCATCGATGCAATGGGTCAATGGGTAAAACAAGAGTTGTTTTACAAAGACTTAACTCGGTTAAAGCAGGAAATTCTTCGATGGTTGAATCCAAGCATTAAAAATCATGGATAA